From Montipora foliosa isolate CH-2021 chromosome 6, ASM3666993v2, whole genome shotgun sequence, a single genomic window includes:
- the LOC138008715 gene encoding uncharacterized protein — MASKSAIRIGNDQVQIDPQLLFQRLILVSSSEDLESLFRYELCSYPTALFDSSLMLRKPQKPVLADAMWSMLSEASKIEPSGVTKYVLDGGALLHRLSWPHGTTFKEVYEIYSGYVLQKYGRATTIVFDGYDVVSTKSMTQERRTAGKVGATVSFTDDMKIPMKKDIFLANKKNKQAFVIQLASFLQKQGFETLNADGDADVLIVKTAVESANTEDTILVGDDTDLLILLAHYVRMDAHRLYMRPEPKASSKKRRVWYINEIKKDLGEDVCRHLFFIHALLGCDTTSSIYGIGKGASLKKFVNSEHFRQQALVFDNLASTVDEVKTAGENALVCLYGGKPGQTLDQLRYQRYLEKLACKSKSIRPQSLPPTSSAVKYHSLRVYLQIREWKDSTEGINYAEWGWRLAAEQLTPIMTDLAPAPQSLLQIMRCNCSQDCSTRRCSCRKNDLPCNPACGQCKGSACTNAPEQIPDDEDSDSDSG; from the coding sequence ATGGCTTCCAAGTCGGCTATCCGAATCGGAAACGACCAAGTTCAGATAGACCCGCAGCTGCTATTCCAGCGATTGATTTTAGTCAGCTCCTCCGAAGACCTGGAGTCTTTATTCCGTTATGAGCTCTGCAGCTATCCCACTGCGCTTTTCGATTCATCTTTGATGCTACGAAAACCACAAAAGCCGGTCCTTGCTGACGCCATGTGGTCAATGTTAAGCGAAGCCTCCAAGATTGAGCCCTCTGGAGTTACGAAGTACGTATTGGATGGAGGCGCACTTCTCCATCGTCTATCGTGGCCACACGGAACCACGTTTAAAGAAGTATATGAAATTTACAGTGGTTACGTCTTGCAAAAGTATGGAAGAGCAACAACTATCGTGTTTGACGGGTACGACGTAGTCTCTACGAAGTCTATGACGCAAGAAAGAAGAACTGCGGGAAAAGTTGGCGCCACTGTCTCCTTCACAGATGATATGAAGATACCCATGAAAAAGGACATTTTTcttgcaaacaagaaaaataagcaAGCATTTGTTATTCAGTTGGCCTCCTTCTTGCAGAAACAAGGCTTTGAGACCCTCAACGCAGATGGAGACGCGGACGTTCTCATTGTTAAGACCGCAGTTGAATCAGCCAACACGGAAGATACAATTCTGGTAGGGGATGACACTGACCTCCTAATACTTCTGGCTCACTACGTGCGGATGGACGCACATCGCCTTTACATGAGACCAGAACCCAAGGCAAGTTCCAAAAAAAGACGAGTCTGGTACAttaatgaaatcaaaaaagaccTCGGAGAAGACGTATGCCGGCATCTTTTTTTTATCCACGCCCTACTTGGATGCGACACCACATCCAGCATATACGGAATAGGAAAGGGCGCGTCACTGAAGAAGTTTGTGAACTCAGAACACTTCCGTCAGCAAGCACTGGTATTCGACAACCTGGCATCGACTGTAGATGAAGTGAAAACTGCAGGTGAAAATGCCCTAGTGTGCTTATATGGGGGAAAGCCGGGACAGACACTTGACCAGCTGCGGTACCAGCGCTACTTGGAAAAGCTAGCTTGTAAATCCAAGTCAATACGGCCTCAGAGTTTACCACCTACTTCTTCAGCGGTGAAGTACCACAGTCTGCGAGTCTACCTTCAAATAAGAGAATGGAAAGATAGCACAGAGGGCATAAATTACGCAGAATGGGGATGGAGGTTAGCAGCGGAACAACTGACACCAATCATGACAGATCTCGCACCCGCACCACAGTCTCTTCTCCAGATAATGAGATGTAATTGTTCACAAGACTGCAGTACCCGCCGTTGTTCCTGTCGCAAAAATGATCTACCGTGTAATCCTGCTTGTGGTCAGTGCAAAGGGTCTGCTTGTACCAACGCACCCGAGCAAATCCCTGACGATGAAGATTCTGATTCCGACTCTGGTTGA